In the Streptomyces sp. cg36 genome, one interval contains:
- a CDS encoding TerD family protein — MGVTLAKGGNVSLSKAAPNLTQVLVGLGWDARSTTGADFDLDASALLCQSGRVLGDEWFVFYNNLTSPDGSVEHTGDNLTGEGEGDDESIIVDLAKVPAHCDKIVFPVSIHEADNRGQTFGQVSNAFIRVVNQADGQELARYDLSEDASTETAMIFGELYRYSGEWKFRAVGQGYASGLRGIALDFGVNVS, encoded by the coding sequence ATGGGCGTCACGCTCGCCAAGGGGGGCAATGTCTCCCTCTCCAAGGCCGCACCGAACCTCACCCAGGTGCTGGTCGGCCTCGGCTGGGACGCGCGTTCCACCACCGGAGCCGACTTCGACCTCGACGCCAGCGCGCTCCTGTGCCAGTCGGGCCGGGTCCTCGGGGACGAGTGGTTCGTGTTCTACAACAACCTCACCAGCCCGGACGGCTCGGTCGAGCACACCGGTGACAACCTGACCGGTGAGGGCGAGGGCGACGACGAGTCGATCATCGTCGACCTGGCCAAGGTGCCGGCCCACTGCGACAAGATCGTCTTCCCGGTCTCCATCCACGAGGCGGACAACCGGGGCCAGACCTTCGGCCAGGTCAGCAACGCCTTCATCCGCGTGGTGAACCAGGCGGACGGCCAGGAGCTGGCACGCTACGACCTCAGCGAGGACGCCTCCACCGAGACCGCGATGATCTTCGGCGAGCTCTACCGCTACAGCGGCGAGTGGAAGTTCCGTGCCGTCGGTCAGGGGTACGCGTCCGGACTGCGGGGGATCGCTCTAGACTTCGGGGTCAACGTTTCGTAA